One Lactobacillus sp. ESL0785 DNA window includes the following coding sequences:
- a CDS encoding MarR family transcriptional regulator — protein MSDQLLNRLGPKIKIANTLIEKELNNHFASLFQDYSLTGAQISLLVYLYDSKGRTITQKEIADTFVLSHPTIRGIVKRLADNNFIQTAHLESDQRQIVLTLSAAGFKLIDENITEIHAIMDKINSQIIAGLSDQDIGQLEIFLNQIIANF, from the coding sequence ATGTCTGATCAACTTTTAAATCGCTTAGGACCAAAGATTAAAATTGCCAATACCCTAATTGAGAAGGAATTAAATAATCATTTTGCAAGTCTATTTCAAGATTATTCCTTAACTGGAGCTCAAATCTCACTTTTAGTTTACCTATATGATTCAAAGGGGAGAACTATTACGCAAAAAGAGATTGCAGATACTTTTGTACTCAGTCACCCAACAATTCGCGGGATTGTAAAGCGGTTAGCTGACAATAACTTTATTCAAACAGCGCATCTAGAAAGTGACCAAAGGCAAATTGTACTGACTTTGTCAGCTGCTGGTTTTAAACTGATTGATGAAAATATTACGGAAATTCATGCAATTATGGATAAAATTAATAGCCAAATTATTGCCGGCCTTAGTGATCAAGATATCGGACAGTTAGAAATCTTTTTAAATCAGATTATTGCTAACTTCTAA
- a CDS encoding CidA/LrgA family protein, whose product MKRKEDKHQSAPLLFQMLIYATILFVSQLISEMMPKNFPVPTPVIGLVLLYVLLTAHVIKIEWVDSFGSALISLISFMFVPSGISIAANLDIMKAQGVQLVLVILLSTVILLVVTAYTTRALLWLKKKLTAVKLNGTSQGVKTGGGK is encoded by the coding sequence ATGAAAAGAAAAGAAGATAAGCACCAATCAGCACCACTGTTATTTCAAATGTTGATTTATGCCACAATCTTATTTGTGTCACAATTAATCTCAGAAATGATGCCAAAGAATTTTCCGGTGCCCACACCGGTAATTGGTTTAGTTTTATTGTATGTGTTGTTGACAGCACACGTTATTAAAATTGAATGGGTTGATTCTTTTGGTAGTGCACTAATTTCATTAATTAGTTTTATGTTTGTTCCGTCAGGAATTTCAATTGCTGCCAACCTTGATATTATGAAAGCCCAAGGTGTGCAACTCGTGTTGGTAATTTTACTATCAACGGTAATTCTGTTGGTCGTAACAGCTTATACTACAAGAGCATTGCTTTGGCTTAAAAAGAAATTGACTGCAGTTAAATTGAATGGCACCTCGCAAGGTGTTAAGACAGGAGGTGGCAAATAA
- a CDS encoding FAD-dependent oxidoreductase → MTEEKYDVVIVGAGLAGFAAATEAVDNNLKTLLVEKGNTTGGTGNYVEGVFAADSELQKKDNAVIDKKELLEEELNYSHYKGDGRMWQRYIANAGKNVSWLQDRGVKFWMVVNMGTSVRTWHLFEGKGHDAIHKGLEPYATKKGLIIKTITKVTALEPKDDQSYDVTLTMVEDGTTEIVNAKNVVLASGGYLNDSELFGKTPHQNPDNVIPVNSGKSTGDGLRLAWKLGAKKYFTGMSMMFGGQLKDKTVPAFKLWGTAMWSSVCDQPQMWVNELGERFVNEAACVVNWANEGNAMNRQDRVFCIFSQSILDDFTDKSYPRSMKPMVPEDRYPTLRDDIEQAEKDGRKFLHKAATIDELAAEIDTPNLPAYVKHYNEMAAKGEDTDFHKPAKYMLPITGDGPYYAIELGVGAYTTGDGLRVNINNEVLDTKGRPIPGLYAIGSDGSAVLYGDTYGVNVPGTHAGYCIFSGRNAIKAIVDKD, encoded by the coding sequence ATGACAGAAGAAAAATATGATGTTGTCATTGTTGGTGCTGGTCTTGCTGGCTTTGCAGCTGCAACTGAAGCTGTTGACAATAATTTGAAAACTTTATTGGTTGAAAAAGGCAATACAACTGGTGGTACTGGTAATTATGTTGAAGGTGTGTTTGCTGCCGATTCCGAATTGCAGAAGAAGGATAATGCTGTAATTGACAAGAAGGAACTACTCGAAGAAGAGCTGAACTATTCTCACTATAAAGGTGACGGCAGAATGTGGCAACGCTATATTGCTAATGCTGGTAAGAATGTTTCTTGGCTGCAAGACCGTGGTGTTAAGTTTTGGATGGTTGTCAATATGGGGACCAGTGTTAGAACGTGGCATTTATTTGAAGGTAAAGGTCATGATGCTATTCATAAGGGACTAGAACCTTACGCTACTAAGAAGGGACTAATTATTAAGACTATAACTAAGGTAACTGCTTTAGAACCTAAAGATGACCAGAGCTATGATGTCACTTTAACAATGGTGGAAGATGGAACTACCGAAATTGTTAATGCTAAAAACGTAGTTTTGGCATCAGGTGGTTATTTGAACGATTCAGAACTATTTGGGAAGACGCCGCACCAAAATCCAGACAATGTGATTCCAGTTAACTCGGGCAAGAGTACTGGTGATGGATTACGTTTAGCGTGGAAATTGGGAGCGAAGAAATACTTTACTGGAATGTCAATGATGTTTGGCGGTCAATTAAAGGATAAAACTGTCCCTGCCTTTAAATTATGGGGCACCGCAATGTGGAGCTCAGTTTGCGATCAACCACAAATGTGGGTTAACGAATTAGGCGAACGTTTTGTTAATGAGGCCGCTTGTGTTGTTAACTGGGCAAATGAAGGTAATGCTATGAACCGGCAAGACCGCGTCTTCTGTATCTTTAGTCAATCGATCTTAGATGACTTTACCGATAAGTCCTATCCACGTTCAATGAAACCGATGGTACCAGAAGATAGATACCCGACTTTGCGCGATGATATTGAACAGGCTGAAAAAGACGGCCGTAAGTTCTTACACAAGGCAGCTACAATTGACGAGTTGGCTGCAGAAATTGACACACCGAACTTGCCAGCTTACGTTAAGCATTACAATGAAATGGCTGCAAAAGGCGAGGATACTGACTTCCATAAGCCTGCTAAATACATGTTGCCTATTACTGGTGATGGTCCCTACTACGCAATTGAATTAGGCGTTGGTGCTTACACGACTGGCGATGGGTTACGGGTGAACATTAATAATGAGGTTTTGGATACCAAGGGTAGACCGATTCCAGGTCTTTATGCAATTGGTAGTGATGGTTCAGCGGTTTTATACGGTGATACTTATGGCGTTAACGTTCCGGGTACTCATGCCGGTTATTGTATTTTTTCAGGTAGAAATGCAATTAAGGCAATTGTTGATAAGGATTAA
- a CDS encoding MDR family MFS transporter — protein MTQEIKQISGKKRNLMMAVLLFGAFVALLAETFLNNALPTIMTAFGVSQSTAQWLTTAYLLVVGLMIPMSAWIFESFNMKQNYLTMMGIFFIGSIICVFAPNFYVLLTGRIIEAIAAGGLMPFIQNVILMMFPPEKRGMAMGITGLVIGFGPAVGPTISGLILKYSGWQMLFIILSVTSGLVALLAIFTVQNITTPHMSTTDVISFLESIVGFGLILYALSEIGNTGKITFTLALIFIIGLVVIYLFCRRQLHLEEPLLDIRVFKNWQFDLCTLLSTISNLAMVGIELVLPLYLQTTRGESALTSGLVMMPGALLLIICNPISGTLYDKLGIKKLSLFGFTMLVLGTVPMLTFSAQTSLVMIGICYALRMVGISFTMMTTFTAGINQVQSKMTAHANAGSSTIRQIGGSLGTALAMLVVTIGSANVVVNKAAALATGYHWGFILMLIFAIIGLIGSFGLPTAQEENK, from the coding sequence ATGACACAAGAAATAAAACAAATTTCTGGAAAAAAGCGAAATTTAATGATGGCGGTGCTGCTATTTGGTGCCTTTGTGGCATTATTAGCAGAAACGTTCCTAAATAATGCGTTGCCAACAATTATGACTGCATTTGGCGTTAGTCAATCCACGGCCCAATGGCTCACAACAGCGTACTTATTAGTAGTTGGCTTGATGATTCCAATGTCAGCTTGGATTTTTGAATCATTTAACATGAAGCAAAATTATCTAACAATGATGGGAATTTTCTTTATTGGTTCGATAATTTGTGTTTTTGCACCTAATTTTTACGTTTTGTTAACTGGGCGAATTATTGAGGCAATTGCGGCTGGTGGCTTAATGCCATTCATTCAGAATGTGATTTTGATGATGTTTCCACCTGAAAAGCGCGGCATGGCAATGGGAATTACGGGTTTAGTAATTGGCTTTGGTCCAGCTGTAGGTCCGACAATTTCTGGTTTGATTTTAAAATATTCCGGCTGGCAGATGCTCTTTATCATTTTGAGTGTTACCAGTGGTTTGGTAGCTCTGTTAGCAATTTTTACGGTACAAAATATTACGACACCACACATGAGTACGACAGATGTGATTTCATTCTTAGAATCAATTGTTGGTTTCGGATTGATTTTGTATGCTTTGTCTGAAATAGGTAATACTGGTAAAATCACATTTACGTTAGCTCTAATTTTTATTATTGGTTTGGTAGTTATTTATCTTTTCTGCCGGAGACAATTACATTTAGAAGAACCGTTACTTGATATTCGTGTTTTTAAAAATTGGCAGTTTGACCTGTGTACGCTATTAAGTACAATCAGTAACTTGGCCATGGTTGGAATCGAATTAGTTTTGCCGCTGTATTTGCAAACTACACGTGGCGAATCGGCTTTGACTTCTGGTCTTGTAATGATGCCGGGAGCATTGCTGCTGATTATTTGCAACCCAATTTCAGGGACTTTGTATGACAAATTGGGAATTAAAAAGTTATCACTATTTGGTTTTACAATGTTAGTTCTTGGAACTGTGCCAATGCTGACTTTTAGTGCGCAAACTAGCTTAGTAATGATCGGTATATGTTACGCTTTGCGGATGGTAGGAATTTCCTTTACGATGATGACAACCTTTACTGCGGGAATTAATCAGGTACAGTCAAAAATGACTGCCCATGCCAATGCCGGATCGTCGACAATTCGCCAGATTGGTGGGTCATTGGGAACAGCCCTAGCGATGTTAGTTGTAACCATCGGTTCTGCTAATGTAGTTGTGAATAAAGCCGCTGCTTTAGCAACAGGTTACCATTGGGGCTTCATCTTAATGCTAATCTTTGCGATAATCGGTTTGATCGGTTCGTTTGGGTTGCCAACAGCTCAGGAAGAAAATAAGTAA
- a CDS encoding threonine/serine exporter family protein, whose protein sequence is MEENEPVITRHHLSARHHMKIHWKEFFKSPDNTLIKDTTLVEKGSLVGRIGIMLLECGTGAWRVRDSMNTVARALGITCSADIGLVSIEYTCFDVNNKSYSQTLSLPTTEVNMNKLNKMEQFVRQFEIKNEQLTIGAIHHELNQIERHTVTYPLTIAALSAGLACCCFIFLLGGGLPEMLCTFFGAGIGNYIRGQMGKHKITLVAKIAVGVASSCAVYFLCFLLGHKLCGWDYQHAYGYIGAMLYVIPGFPFITSGLDMSKLDMRSGLERLAYAGLIIMIATMVGWGVATSLNLMPGAMPDLKLTPTVLTIYRILASFGGVFGFSVMFNAKPAMATVAALIGALSNTLRLSLVDYNHMPAALAAFIGALLAGLLASFVRDRVGFPRIAITVPAIVIMVPGLYMYRAVFNFGVTNINVGAYWIMNALMIVIALPIGLLTARILTDAKWRHAD, encoded by the coding sequence ATGGAAGAAAACGAACCAGTTATAACGCGCCATCATTTGTCGGCAAGACATCATATGAAAATTCATTGGAAAGAATTTTTTAAAAGCCCAGATAATACGCTAATTAAAGATACAACTTTAGTTGAAAAAGGTTCACTTGTCGGTAGAATCGGTATTATGCTGCTAGAATGCGGAACAGGAGCTTGGCGCGTACGCGATTCAATGAATACTGTTGCCCGAGCACTAGGAATTACTTGTTCAGCTGATATTGGTCTAGTTTCAATTGAATACACCTGCTTCGACGTTAATAACAAGTCCTACTCGCAAACCTTGTCGTTGCCAACAACTGAAGTTAATATGAATAAATTAAATAAGATGGAACAATTTGTCCGCCAATTTGAAATTAAAAATGAGCAATTAACAATTGGCGCTATCCATCATGAACTTAATCAAATTGAACGCCATACGGTTACCTACCCGCTGACAATTGCAGCTTTGAGTGCGGGACTTGCTTGCTGCTGTTTTATTTTTTTACTTGGTGGCGGCTTACCAGAAATGCTGTGTACCTTCTTTGGTGCAGGCATTGGTAACTATATTCGCGGTCAGATGGGTAAGCACAAAATTACACTTGTAGCCAAAATTGCAGTAGGCGTTGCTAGCTCATGTGCGGTTTACTTCCTGTGCTTTTTACTTGGTCATAAATTATGTGGCTGGGACTACCAGCACGCTTATGGATATATTGGCGCCATGCTTTATGTGATCCCGGGTTTTCCTTTCATCACTTCAGGACTGGATATGTCCAAACTCGATATGCGATCAGGACTCGAACGTTTAGCGTATGCTGGATTGATTATTATGATTGCCACAATGGTTGGCTGGGGCGTTGCAACCAGTCTAAATCTAATGCCGGGAGCTATGCCGGACCTAAAGCTTACTCCTACTGTTTTAACAATTTACAGAATTCTAGCTAGTTTTGGTGGAGTCTTTGGCTTTTCCGTAATGTTTAACGCTAAACCTGCAATGGCAACTGTCGCCGCATTAATCGGTGCCCTATCTAACACCTTACGTTTAAGTTTAGTTGATTATAATCACATGCCTGCTGCCCTTGCTGCTTTTATTGGGGCGCTTTTAGCAGGCTTACTCGCGAGCTTTGTTCGTGATCGAGTAGGGTTTCCGCGAATTGCGATTACGGTACCCGCAATTGTGATCATGGTACCTGGATTATACATGTATCGTGCTGTTTTTAATTTCGGTGTTACTAACATTAATGTTGGTGCCTATTGGATTATGAATGCGTTAATGATTGTTATTGCTTTGCCAATTGGTCTTTTAACTGCCCGAATTTTAACAGATGCCAAATGGCGTCATGCAGATTAA
- a CDS encoding LytS/YhcK type 5TM receptor domain-containing protein — protein sequence MFNLFILLMERLGIIMLLAFLLVNMRFFRNLIEKRTLKSQIWLTIIFAIFVVMANLTGVEITSSKEVVTPLIITGLPQSDSIANTRVLVITAASLTGGPYVGMMVGLIGGLHRVVFGGFSDYFYIASSVLIGYLVGICGDRVKGDNLYPSTPWVAVLAFFAELIQMAFIFTFHGIGLVTLIFVPMVLLNTIGASLFIEILKTYLSNERQLKAVQTKDVLELTNKTLPYFRKGLDFDSAKHVCQIIKQYTNFDAVGLTDRVNVLAHVGAGEDHHIAGEPVITDLSKTAILTGKEKLAYSKKEIGCPEPSCPLTSAIVFPLRVNNQTIGALKLYFCEGSKMTVVEENLVRGLAMIFSGQLAIGIAEQQTSLLNEAEIKALQVQINPHFFFNAINTIGALMRVNVEKAHQALMQLSVFFRSSLRNGQEKEVTLEQEKRHVDSYMSIEKLRFPNKFIIDYQIEVPDNILLPSFCLQIFVENAVRHAFKGRKQGNRIIIRLKELANQRVEVSVTDNGTGIAPSVLQSLGKKPISESKGSGTALYNLNLRLKGLYGTSSQLKIVSNDQGTIFKTNIPLKIVEQEQ from the coding sequence ATGTTTAACTTATTTATTTTGCTGATGGAACGGCTAGGCATTATTATGTTGCTGGCATTTTTGCTGGTTAATATGCGCTTTTTTAGAAACCTAATTGAAAAAAGAACATTAAAATCACAAATTTGGCTGACCATTATTTTCGCAATTTTTGTTGTGATGGCGAATTTAACAGGAGTTGAGATTACTAGTTCTAAAGAAGTAGTTACACCGTTGATTATAACCGGCTTGCCGCAATCAGATTCGATAGCGAATACGCGTGTTTTGGTGATTACAGCTGCTAGTTTAACTGGTGGACCGTATGTTGGGATGATGGTTGGCCTGATAGGTGGTCTGCACCGCGTTGTCTTCGGTGGCTTTTCGGATTATTTTTATATTGCTAGTTCTGTCCTCATTGGTTATCTTGTTGGGATATGCGGCGATCGCGTTAAAGGCGACAATCTTTATCCATCAACACCATGGGTAGCTGTTTTAGCTTTTTTTGCGGAATTAATTCAAATGGCTTTCATCTTTACTTTTCATGGTATTGGTTTAGTAACCTTGATTTTTGTTCCAATGGTGCTGTTAAACACAATTGGTGCAAGTTTATTTATTGAAATCTTGAAGACTTACTTATCAAATGAGCGCCAATTAAAGGCGGTTCAGACCAAAGATGTTTTGGAATTAACTAACAAAACGCTACCTTATTTTCGTAAGGGTCTTGACTTCGACTCGGCAAAGCACGTTTGTCAAATTATTAAGCAATATACTAACTTTGATGCGGTAGGATTAACCGATCGAGTTAATGTTTTGGCCCATGTTGGTGCTGGTGAAGACCACCATATTGCAGGAGAACCAGTAATAACCGACTTATCCAAGACTGCTATTTTAACGGGAAAAGAAAAATTGGCCTACTCGAAAAAAGAAATTGGCTGTCCAGAACCATCTTGTCCATTAACGTCAGCGATTGTGTTCCCCTTGCGTGTTAATAATCAGACAATTGGTGCCCTTAAATTATATTTTTGTGAGGGTAGTAAAATGACGGTTGTTGAAGAAAACTTGGTCCGTGGTTTGGCGATGATTTTTTCGGGACAATTGGCAATTGGGATTGCCGAGCAGCAGACCAGTTTACTCAATGAAGCAGAGATTAAGGCCTTACAGGTTCAAATTAATCCGCATTTTTTCTTTAATGCGATTAACACGATTGGCGCCTTGATGCGAGTAAACGTGGAAAAAGCACATCAGGCATTAATGCAGTTAAGTGTCTTTTTTAGATCCAGTCTGCGCAATGGTCAAGAAAAAGAAGTTACATTAGAACAAGAAAAGCGTCATGTTGATTCTTATATGAGTATTGAAAAGCTGCGATTTCCTAATAAATTTATTATTGATTATCAAATTGAAGTTCCCGATAATATTTTACTGCCATCATTTTGTTTACAAATTTTTGTTGAAAATGCAGTGCGACACGCTTTTAAAGGACGTAAGCAGGGGAATCGGATTATTATTCGTCTTAAAGAGCTTGCAAATCAACGCGTTGAAGTCAGCGTAACGGATAATGGTACCGGGATTGCACCTAGTGTGCTGCAATCTTTAGGAAAAAAGCCAATTAGTGAATCTAAAGGCAGTGGCACGGCACTATATAACTTGAATTTGCGGTTAAAAGGATTATACGGAACGAGCAGTCAATTGAAGATTGTCAGCAATGATCAAGGAACAATTTTTAAAACCAATATTCCCTTAAAAATTGTTGAACAAGAACAATGA
- a CDS encoding FAD-dependent oxidoreductase — MNQLHDGIYQAQEMGHGGPIAVEVGIQNNKITAVKIVSESETKGIADKPLKELPNKIVEQQTYAVDAVSGASMTSAGIKNAVKKALEQAGTIDIAVKSENEEKDGKTYHLETDIVIVGAGPSGLAAAVTAGEQGLKSIVFEKNSNIGGTGSMGMGPLGIDTQIQKDNFNDLSVEEAFNEHMNYTHYRVNAALVKKYFAKSAETIEWLQKMGVKFAGAFPYFKGANATWHIVQPEDGSKPGPAAASWMNKHLYQRAQELGAKFYLVTPVKHLVKTGNQVTGVVAQSGNQVYEVKAKYVLVATGGFASNKEMLRDELGLHLNDDFFDFEVPGITGDGLQMMWQIGAQKDHASETIETIFSLPHNIRYFHSDAGLRQPNLLINQNGDRFMNEAQMGNTTYTGNALMLQPGHYAYCIMDRQMLEQYKKTGVDIVNIVSPGNPFGGIDDEIARAEAERYEGIIAANTISELAQKLGISKHKLAITIGNYNEMCAEHQDLQFFKPAKYLRQLTGQGGFIVGKFYLSAYATLGGIRTDENMRVFGENGQVIPGLYCSGQDANTIYGDSYNFTLPGNSMGFAINSGRMAVEAMAKKQRM; from the coding sequence ATGAATCAATTGCATGATGGAATTTATCAAGCTCAAGAAATGGGTCATGGCGGCCCAATAGCTGTTGAAGTTGGTATCCAAAATAATAAAATTACTGCAGTCAAAATAGTTTCAGAATCGGAAACTAAGGGAATTGCGGATAAGCCGCTAAAAGAATTACCAAATAAAATTGTCGAGCAGCAAACTTATGCTGTTGATGCAGTAAGTGGTGCATCAATGACTTCTGCAGGAATAAAAAATGCTGTTAAAAAGGCCTTGGAACAAGCAGGTACAATAGATATAGCTGTCAAATCTGAAAATGAAGAAAAAGATGGTAAAACATATCATCTGGAAACTGATATTGTAATTGTCGGTGCAGGTCCTTCTGGGTTGGCGGCAGCTGTAACTGCTGGTGAACAGGGACTTAAGTCTATTGTATTTGAAAAAAACAGTAACATCGGTGGAACAGGCAGTATGGGGATGGGTCCCTTAGGAATTGATACGCAAATTCAAAAAGATAACTTTAATGATTTATCTGTTGAAGAAGCCTTTAATGAACATATGAATTATACCCATTATCGTGTAAATGCAGCTTTAGTTAAGAAGTACTTTGCTAAGTCAGCTGAAACAATTGAATGGCTACAAAAAATGGGTGTTAAATTTGCAGGAGCATTTCCATACTTTAAAGGTGCCAATGCTACATGGCATATTGTTCAGCCAGAAGATGGCAGCAAGCCTGGACCAGCTGCAGCATCGTGGATGAATAAGCATCTGTACCAAAGAGCCCAAGAGCTAGGGGCTAAGTTTTATTTAGTAACACCAGTTAAGCATTTGGTTAAAACTGGTAACCAAGTTACAGGAGTAGTTGCACAGTCAGGTAATCAAGTATATGAGGTTAAAGCCAAGTATGTATTAGTTGCGACTGGTGGTTTTGCTTCTAATAAAGAAATGCTTCGTGATGAATTAGGCTTACATCTTAATGACGACTTCTTTGACTTTGAAGTTCCAGGAATTACGGGGGATGGCTTACAAATGATGTGGCAAATAGGTGCACAAAAAGACCATGCTTCAGAAACCATTGAGACCATTTTTTCGTTACCACATAATATTCGTTACTTTCATAGTGATGCGGGATTGCGTCAGCCAAACTTACTAATTAATCAAAATGGTGATCGCTTTATGAATGAAGCGCAAATGGGTAATACTACTTATACAGGTAACGCACTAATGTTGCAGCCAGGCCATTATGCTTATTGCATTATGGATCGTCAAATGCTGGAACAGTATAAAAAAACTGGTGTTGATATCGTAAATATTGTGTCACCTGGAAATCCGTTTGGTGGTATTGATGATGAAATTGCTCGTGCAGAAGCAGAACGTTATGAAGGCATAATTGCAGCCAATACAATTTCAGAATTAGCGCAAAAACTGGGAATCTCAAAGCATAAGTTGGCTATTACAATTGGAAATTATAATGAAATGTGTGCTGAACATCAGGATTTACAATTCTTTAAGCCAGCTAAGTATCTCAGACAACTTACAGGACAGGGTGGTTTCATTGTTGGCAAATTCTATTTAAGTGCTTATGCAACTTTGGGCGGTATTCGTACTGACGAAAATATGCGTGTGTTTGGTGAAAACGGCCAAGTAATTCCTGGATTGTATTGTTCTGGTCAAGATGCAAATACTATTTATGGTGATAGCTATAACTTTACTTTGCCTGGTAATTCAATGGGTTTTGCAATTAATTCTGGTAGAATGGCAGTTGAAGCAATGGCTAAAAAGCAAAGGATGTAG
- a CDS encoding PTS glucose transporter subunit IIA yields the protein MGFIATWIIGFNNCSSEKQDKEPTTTKSAGKATGEQIKIVAPFSGEVTLVADTRHAVGLRSDDGIDTVELKGQAFISHVKKGDHVNQGDLLMEMDVAAIAAAGYDPVVLSIVTNTNDYIDVISTVDNSEIIVGDNIMAVIK from the coding sequence GTGGGCTTCATTGCAACTTGGATTATTGGATTTAATAATTGCTCTAGTGAAAAGCAAGATAAAGAACCAACAACTACAAAGTCAGCTGGTAAAGCTACTGGTGAACAAATTAAGATTGTTGCTCCATTTTCAGGTGAAGTTACGTTAGTTGCGGATACACGGCATGCTGTTGGTTTAAGAAGTGATGACGGAATTGATACAGTTGAACTTAAAGGACAAGCATTTATATCTCATGTGAAAAAGGGGGACCATGTTAATCAAGGCGATTTATTGATGGAAATGGATGTTGCGGCGATTGCAGCAGCAGGATATGATCCTGTAGTTTTAAGTATTGTGACTAATACTAATGATTATATCGACGTTATTTCAACTGTTGATAATTCAGAAATAATTGTTGGTGATAATATTATGGCTGTAATTAAGTAA
- a CDS encoding LytTR family transcriptional regulator DNA-binding domain-containing protein, translating to MKILLVDDEPLARTELEYLIKASPVLKDVAVTIYQAEDIKQAQKELLKNKIDLMFLDISLNEENGFELADELKLSYSPLIIFSTAYDEYAIQAFDVGALDYILKPFEQERIDQSLTKALQVINSRKQPSPNNSEQPVSDILSIELADRNIVIKTSALITATINRGILTISTAQNHYQTKQTLAWLKKRLTQPKFMQVHRNAIINVEEVKEVQPWFNHTLLLVMSNGEKIQVGRSYRKDLSQRLGM from the coding sequence ATGAAGATTTTATTGGTTGATGATGAGCCACTGGCACGAACAGAATTAGAATATTTAATTAAAGCCAGTCCCGTTCTTAAAGACGTAGCTGTCACAATTTATCAGGCAGAAGATATTAAGCAGGCTCAGAAAGAATTATTGAAGAACAAAATTGATTTAATGTTTTTGGATATTTCGCTTAATGAAGAAAATGGCTTTGAATTGGCGGATGAATTAAAGTTGTCTTATTCACCATTGATTATCTTTTCGACGGCATATGATGAATATGCGATTCAGGCTTTTGATGTTGGTGCATTAGATTATATCCTGAAGCCGTTTGAGCAAGAACGGATTGATCAGTCACTAACTAAAGCACTGCAGGTAATTAATTCTCGTAAGCAGCCCAGTCCGAATAATTCCGAGCAGCCGGTAAGTGATATACTCAGTATCGAATTGGCTGACCGTAACATTGTGATTAAAACAAGTGCGTTAATTACGGCGACTATTAATCGTGGCATATTGACAATTTCGACTGCTCAAAACCATTATCAAACTAAACAAACTTTGGCTTGGCTAAAAAAGCGGCTTACGCAGCCTAAATTTATGCAAGTACACCGGAATGCAATCATTAATGTCGAAGAGGTAAAGGAAGTTCAGCCATGGTTTAATCATACGCTTTTGTTAGTGATGAGTAACGGTGAAAAAATACAGGTTGGACGGTCGTACCGTAAGGACTTAAGTCAGCGACTGGGAATGTAA
- a CDS encoding LrgB family protein — MSYISNPLFGVFLSLLVFLIGKWLFKKSHGLFIFQPLFVAMVLGIAILVVLGKYFDVSTAQVYAKAYKPGGDIIFWFITPATIAFAVPLYKRNDVVKKNWGIILLSLIIGTFISLILITLISKAVGLDEVGIRSMLSQSATTAIAMPLTTSIGGNASITAMACILNAVVIYALGKQMVKWFKLDSDPMGTGLGLGAAGHTIGSAFGLELGSVQGAMAAVAVVATGLVDNLLVPVFAHMLGL, encoded by the coding sequence ATGTCATATATAAGTAATCCCTTATTTGGAGTCTTTTTATCTTTGCTGGTCTTTTTAATCGGTAAATGGCTATTTAAAAAATCGCATGGTTTGTTTATTTTTCAGCCTTTGTTTGTTGCAATGGTCTTGGGAATTGCCATTTTAGTAGTACTAGGTAAGTACTTTGATGTTTCAACTGCTCAGGTTTATGCTAAGGCATATAAGCCTGGTGGCGATATTATCTTCTGGTTTATTACTCCAGCAACAATTGCGTTTGCAGTTCCTTTATATAAACGAAATGATGTTGTTAAAAAGAATTGGGGCATTATTTTACTGAGTTTAATTATTGGTACCTTTATTTCATTAATTTTAATTACTTTGATTTCTAAAGCGGTCGGTCTTGATGAAGTTGGCATTAGATCAATGCTTAGTCAATCAGCAACAACCGCGATTGCAATGCCGTTAACAACTTCAATTGGTGGTAATGCTTCAATTACCGCGATGGCTTGCATTCTTAATGCTGTTGTAATCTATGCTTTGGGTAAGCAAATGGTTAAATGGTTTAAGCTTGATAGTGATCCAATGGGAACAGGTCTTGGTCTAGGAGCAGCAGGTCACACAATTGGCTCTGCATTTGGATTAGAGCTTGGTTCCGTTCAAGGTGCGATGGCTGCTGTTGCTGTGGTGGCTACGGGATTAGTAGATAACTTGCTTGTTCCGGTATTTGCTCATATGCTGGGCTTATAA